One segment of Chionomys nivalis chromosome 1, mChiNiv1.1, whole genome shotgun sequence DNA contains the following:
- the Tas2r60 gene encoding taste receptor type 2 member 60 has product MRPIMSTGEMSRGHTVLECQTVDKTVTTLFITLILLCLVAVVGNGSIIIALGMKWLLRRTLSAHNMLLISLAAGRFCLQWVVIGKNIYVFLNPTVFPYNVVIQLLNIMWDFLTAVTIWFCSLLGFFYCVKISTLTHPVFVWLKFRVSGWVPWMLLSAVGMSSLTSILCFIGNYLIYKNFIKSGQQPWNVTGNSLRVSLEKFYFFYVKMIMWTIPTAIFNIFMILLLVSLMKHTKKTLLTFSGLRDVRAQAHVKALLILLSFIILFISCFLTLVLSSASSTPFQEFRYWVWQVVVHLCTVIHPIVILFSNPGLKVAVKRRCC; this is encoded by the coding sequence ATGAGACCCATCATGTCCACAGGAGAAATGAGCAGAGGTCACACAGTTCTGGAATGTCAGACTGTTGATAAGACAGTCACCACTTTATTTATCACTTTAATTTTGCTGTGCCTGGTGGCAGTGGTAGGCAATGGATCTATCATTATAGCCCTGGGCATGAAATGGTTGCTCCGGAGAACACTGTCAGCTCATAATATGTTGCTGATCAGTCTAGCAGCTGGTCGCTTCTGTCTGCAATGGGTGGTGATAGGTAAGAATATTTATGTTTTCCTGAATCCAACAGTCTTCCCATACAACGTTGTAATTCAGCTCCTAAATATAATGTGGGACTTCCTGACTGCTGTAACCATTTGGTTCTGCTCCTTGCTAGGCTTCTTCTATTGTGTGAAGATTTCAACCTTAACCCACCCTGTCTTTGTCTGGCTAAAGTTCAGGGTGTCTGGTTGGGTACCATGGATGCTACTCAGTGCTGTGGGCATGTCGAGCTTAACTAGTATCCTGTGTTTCATAGGCAATTATCTGATATATAAGAACTTTATAAAGAGTGGCCAGCAACCTTGGAATGTCACAGGGAATAGCTTAAGAGTCTCATTAGAGAAATTCTACTTCTTTTACGTAAAGATGATTATGTGGACAATCCCTACTGCTATCTTTAACATTTTCATGATTTTGCTCCTCGTATCTTTGATGAAACACACGAAGAAGACTCTCTTGACCTTCTCGGGGCTTCGGGATGTTAGAGCACAGGCCCACGTGAAagctctcctcatcctcctctccttcatcATCCTTTTCATCTCCTGTTTTCTGACCCTGGTACTTAGTTCTGCCAGTAGTACACCCTTTCAGGAATTCAGGTACTGGGTGTGGCAGGTGGTGGTTCATCTGTGCACAGTGATACACCCCATTGTCATTCTCTTCAGCAACCCTGGGTTGAAGGTAGCGGTGAAGAGGAGATGCTGCTGA
- the LOC130887967 gene encoding taste receptor type 2 member 143-like, protein MPSTPTTIFMIIFCLMSLASMLQNGFVITVLGREWMRNRALPAADMFVASLAFSRFCLHGISTLTNLLASFGFCYQANILGILWDFTNTLILWLTAWLAVFYCVKISSFSHPTLFWLKWRISRLVPRLLLGSLIMGGLSGIISATGNIIAVQMIISQGSLGNCTLGHTTLDFFRYTYLSHAVLMWFTPFFLFLVSFILLMFSLYRHVGKMRDHWPEPGDFRTQAHTMALKSITFFFIFYILFFLSLISFTTKAQTLQNQWLWPREVIIYVGISLNSIILMLSNPKLRKSLKMILKHPCCAKL, encoded by the coding sequence ATGCCCTCCACACCCACAACCATCTTCATGATCATCTTTTGCCTGATGTCATTGGCTTCTATGTTACAGAATGGCTTCGTAATCACTGTGCTGGGCAGAGAGTGGATGCGGAACCGGGCCTTGCCAGCAGCTGACATGTTTGTGGCCTCTCTTGCTTTTTCCCGGTTCTGCCTACATGGGATATCCACCCTGACCAATCTCTTGGCCTCCTTTGGTTTCTGTTACCAAGCAAACATTCTTGGCATCCTCTGGGACTTCACCAACACTCTCATTTTGTGGCTTACTGCCTGGCTTGCCGTCTTCTACTGTGTGAAGatctcctccttctcccacccTACCCTCTTTTGGCTCAAGTGGAGGATCTCTCGGTTAGTTCCCAGGCTGCTGCTGGGCTCTCTCATCATGGGGGGCCTGTCAGGCATTATATCAGCCACTGGGAACATCATTGCTGTCCAGATGATCATCTCCCAGGGTTCCCTTGGGAACTGCACTCTTGGCCACACGACACTGGATTTCTTTCGGTACACTTACCTGTCACATGCAGTGCTCATGTGGTTCACTCCTTTCTTCCTGTTCCTAGTGTCCTTTATCTTGCTTATGTTCTCACTGTACCGGCACGTGGGGAAGATGAGGGACCATTGGCCTGAGCCTGGTGATTTCCGGACTCAGGCTCATACCATGGCTCTAAAATCCATtaccttcttcttcatcttctatatattatttttcctgTCTCTGATAAGTTTTACTACAAAAGCCCAAACCTTGCAGAATCAGTGGCTTTGGCCGAGAGAAGTCATTATCTACGTGGGCATCTCTTTGAACTCCATCATCCTGATGCTTAGCAACCCCAAGCTGAGAAAGAGCCTGAAGATGATTTTAAAGCATCCGTGCTGCGCTAAGCTTTGA